One Candidatus Niyogibacteria bacterium CG10_big_fil_rev_8_21_14_0_10_46_36 DNA window includes the following coding sequences:
- a CDS encoding galactose-1-phosphate uridylyltransferase, with product MCEEAHIKRKKIMKSQDHKHAYKKVSEFRKDIISGEWILVVAGRRNRPGAAEKKSAHKKRKSSPKSSCPFERPHGKEQPVLWYPHPRMAASENVDSWFLQVVPNKYPALAPHHVCPTDEPAGPYLVREGIGFHEVIITRDHKRAIADMTPEEVEVVLHAYQERTVSIESEPCIEYILVFHNHGETAGASLTHPHSQLIALPIIPPDVRRSLLGSKQYFQKHGVCAHCDELAFEMKKKTRIIYENKKFIVVAPFASRVSYEVRVFPKLHDAHFERISKADRVYLADALRTALRKIKVALNDPDYNFFIHTAPAKTDGMNHYHWHVEILPRIARWAGVELGTGIQVVAIPPEEAAERLRRVKA from the coding sequence ATGTGCGAAGAGGCGCATATAAAAAGAAAGAAGATTATGAAGAGCCAAGATCATAAGCACGCGTACAAAAAAGTGTCAGAGTTCCGGAAGGATATTATTTCGGGCGAGTGGATATTAGTTGTTGCTGGCCGGAGAAATCGTCCGGGTGCCGCAGAAAAAAAGAGTGCGCACAAAAAACGAAAATCCTCCCCGAAAAGTTCGTGTCCGTTTGAACGCCCGCACGGCAAAGAACAGCCGGTACTTTGGTATCCGCATCCCCGGATGGCGGCATCAGAGAATGTGGATAGTTGGTTTTTACAGGTTGTTCCGAATAAGTACCCTGCGTTAGCGCCCCACCATGTATGTCCCACAGATGAGCCAGCCGGACCGTATCTTGTTCGTGAAGGAATCGGATTTCATGAGGTTATCATTACGCGCGATCATAAGCGCGCAATTGCTGATATGACGCCGGAGGAGGTGGAAGTCGTTTTGCATGCGTATCAAGAGCGTACGGTAAGCATTGAAAGTGAACCGTGTATTGAATATATTCTTGTATTCCATAACCACGGCGAAACTGCAGGCGCGTCATTAACGCATCCGCATTCTCAGCTTATAGCACTTCCGATTATTCCTCCGGATGTCCGGCGGAGTTTATTGGGCTCAAAACAATATTTCCAAAAGCATGGCGTATGTGCACATTGTGACGAATTGGCATTTGAAATGAAAAAAAAGACACGCATCATTTATGAAAATAAAAAGTTTATAGTAGTTGCTCCGTTTGCTTCACGCGTATCATATGAAGTTCGCGTTTTCCCGAAATTGCACGATGCGCACTTTGAACGCATCAGCAAGGCCGACCGTGTTTATCTTGCCGATGCGTTACGGACGGCTCTTCGCAAGATCAAGGTAGCATTGAATGATCCCGATTATAACTTTTTTATTCATACTGCTCCCGCGAAGACAGATGGCATGAATCATTATCACTGGCATGTAGAGATTCTTCCCCGCATCGCTAGATGGGCGGGGGTTGAATTAGGGACAGGTATTCAGGTGGTTGCTATTCCTCCCGAAGAAGCGGCAGAGCGGCTGCGCCGCGTAAAAGCATAG
- the map gene encoding type I methionyl aminopeptidase has product MSVKSEKDIAVLRACGNKLAHVMTHVLSSINSGMSAQELDSIAEEEMKRTGGIPAFKGYAGDSSPFPAAICVSINDEIVHGIPTKEKIFSEGDIVSVDMGLVYGGLIADMAKSVIVGAGDAAAKKLLQATEQALMKGIEAIHGGGHVGDIGSAIEMHITPFKYGIIRELVGHGVGYSLHEDPQIPNFGKAGTGDRLEAGMVIAIEPMITENGEDIITHPDGWTISTKDGSRAAHFEHTVLVTEDGYEILTIE; this is encoded by the coding sequence ATGAGTGTAAAATCAGAAAAAGACATAGCCGTTCTTCGCGCATGCGGAAACAAATTAGCACATGTTATGACGCATGTGCTTTCTTCAATCAATTCGGGAATGTCAGCGCAAGAGCTTGATAGCATAGCCGAAGAAGAAATGAAACGCACTGGAGGGATCCCCGCGTTCAAGGGGTATGCGGGAGATAGCTCTCCATTCCCTGCTGCCATCTGCGTATCAATAAATGATGAGATTGTGCATGGCATACCGACAAAGGAAAAAATATTCAGTGAAGGAGACATTGTAAGCGTTGATATGGGTCTTGTATATGGCGGGCTTATTGCCGATATGGCAAAAAGCGTCATTGTAGGAGCGGGAGATGCTGCCGCAAAAAAGCTTCTTCAGGCGACTGAGCAGGCACTTATGAAGGGGATAGAAGCAATCCATGGGGGCGGACATGTCGGCGACATCGGTTCTGCGATAGAAATGCACATAACGCCTTTCAAGTATGGCATTATCAGGGAATTAGTGGGGCATGGCGTTGGCTATTCGCTTCATGAAGACCCACAAATTCCTAATTTTGGGAAAGCGGGGACCGGGGATCGGTTGGAGGCGGGTATGGTAATAGCAATCGAACCCATGATTACTGAAAATGGAGAAGATATCATCACTCATCCGGACGGATGGACTATCAGCACAAAAGACGGTTCGCGCGCAGCGCATTTTGAACATACTGTTCTCGTTACAGAGGACGGATATGAAATTCTTACTATAGAATAA
- the pgk gene encoding phosphoglycerate kinase, giving the protein MPKRLSLLPSRLREKRVLMRVDFNVPVKKGHVQDDMRIQKTLPTIKALRECRHKIILLSHMEDENGGTPTLLPIATYLRMHGMRQLIFSRDLDVEHVNKKIESMGPGDILLLENVRKDPREKKNSIQFAEELASFGDVFINEAFSASHRAHASIVGIPRFLPSYAGPLFREEVRQLSRVFRPSHPFLLVLGGRKPVKLTLLSRFLYKADAVVVGGAIANTILAAQGIAVGASVIETAEKKIIEKLARSKKILLPEDVVVERNKRRKTILLADMESQDIIYDLGPKTMEKAEALVGKSKFILWNGPLGYTEKGYVESTEELVSFFANGKRTVITGGGDTIAFLNQKKMLNSFSFVSTGGGAMLDFLAEHTLPGIEALIHARV; this is encoded by the coding sequence ATGCCAAAACGCTTATCGTTACTTCCGTCACGGCTTCGTGAAAAACGCGTGCTTATGCGCGTTGATTTTAATGTTCCGGTAAAAAAGGGGCATGTCCAAGATGACATGCGTATACAAAAAACGCTCCCCACTATTAAGGCGCTCCGAGAATGCCGTCATAAGATTATTTTGCTGTCTCACATGGAAGATGAGAATGGGGGCACGCCAACATTGCTTCCTATTGCTACATATCTTCGCATGCATGGCATGCGCCAGCTTATCTTTTCCCGTGATCTTGACGTGGAGCATGTGAACAAAAAAATAGAGTCTATGGGTCCAGGAGACATATTATTGCTTGAGAATGTCCGCAAAGATCCGCGAGAGAAAAAGAATAGCATACAATTTGCAGAGGAGCTCGCCTCATTCGGCGATGTGTTTATTAATGAAGCATTTAGTGCTTCGCATCGGGCGCATGCGTCTATAGTTGGCATCCCGCGATTTTTGCCGAGTTACGCGGGGCCCTTGTTCCGGGAAGAAGTCCGACAATTAAGCCGGGTGTTTCGTCCTTCCCATCCCTTCCTGTTGGTGTTGGGAGGAAGAAAACCCGTTAAGCTTACGCTGCTTTCGCGATTTTTGTATAAGGCAGATGCTGTTGTTGTGGGGGGCGCTATTGCAAACACAATTCTTGCTGCGCAGGGCATTGCAGTGGGGGCGTCTGTTATTGAAACAGCAGAAAAAAAGATAATTGAAAAGCTCGCTCGTTCAAAAAAAATTCTTTTACCCGAAGATGTGGTGGTGGAGCGGAATAAGCGGAGAAAAACAATCCTTCTTGCAGACATGGAATCGCAGGACATCATTTATGACCTTGGCCCGAAGACGATGGAAAAGGCAGAGGCTCTTGTCGGAAAGAGCAAGTTTATTTTATGGAATGGCCCATTGGGGTATACAGAAAAAGGGTATGTGGAAAGCACCGAAGAACTCGTCTCTTTTTTCGCAAACGGAAAACGCACGGTTATTACGGGAGGAGGAGATACTATTGCATTTTTGAATCAGAAAAAAATGCTCAATTCGTTCAGTTTTGTATCTACCGGAGGCGGAGCAATGCTCGATTTTCTCGCTGAGCATACGCTGCCCGGCATAGAGGCGCTCATTCATGCGCGCGTATAA
- a CDS encoding triose-phosphate isomerase, which produces MKIIIANWKSNPHTVKKAVRLARDIERGVSRLRRVRTVIAPPTAYLRDVGKALRSSRLGAQNASVKDEGPFTGEVSAPMLSSVGVSYVILGHSERRMHFHETDTEINEKIKRALKSGLSVVLCVGERDRSKERFLQLVKHQILAGLKKVSRGHSKKIIIAYEPIWAIGTGSPVSPEDLYEMTLYIRRILLDLFGKKAAHAMQVLYGGSVSSKNAASFLSVEGVDGLLVGGASLRAQEFIHITKEASTL; this is translated from the coding sequence ATGAAAATTATTATCGCAAATTGGAAATCAAATCCTCATACGGTAAAAAAGGCAGTCCGTCTCGCCCGGGATATTGAGCGGGGCGTTTCAAGGCTGCGGCGGGTACGGACCGTTATAGCACCCCCCACAGCGTATCTCCGGGATGTGGGAAAGGCGCTCCGCTCGTCTCGCTTAGGCGCGCAGAATGCATCCGTGAAGGACGAAGGTCCGTTTACGGGAGAGGTGTCAGCTCCCATGCTTTCCTCCGTTGGTGTTTCGTATGTTATTCTCGGCCATTCAGAGCGCCGAATGCATTTTCATGAGACCGACACGGAGATAAATGAAAAAATAAAACGCGCACTTAAAAGCGGGTTGTCTGTTGTCTTGTGCGTGGGTGAACGGGACAGAAGCAAGGAGCGGTTTCTCCAGCTTGTAAAACACCAGATACTTGCAGGACTTAAAAAGGTGTCCCGCGGACACTCAAAAAAAATTATTATTGCCTATGAGCCGATATGGGCTATAGGTACGGGCAGCCCCGTATCTCCCGAGGATTTATACGAGATGACATTGTATATACGACGGATATTGCTTGATCTTTTCGGTAAAAAAGCGGCGCATGCAATGCAGGTACTGTATGGCGGATCGGTATCATCAAAAAATGCCGCTTCGTTTCTGTCTGTTGAAGGAGTCGACGGACTGTTAGTGGGAGGCGCTTCGCTGCGCGCGCAAGAATTTATTCATATAACCAAAGAGGCGTCGACACTGTAA
- a CDS encoding Holliday junction resolvase RuvX, with translation MSRILGIDYGLRKAGLALSDEGHKVAFPKGVYPSAWPGIKDVIADILAKETIAEIVIGLPLTLEGDESDMSRHVREFVLHLKEFFNLPIHFENESFTSRAVQSSGAAPPHKTDASAAALILQSFLDRRNQKTGKDIKDIPEV, from the coding sequence ATGTCACGTATCTTAGGCATAGATTATGGCCTGCGAAAAGCAGGCCTAGCGCTCTCTGATGAAGGGCATAAGGTTGCCTTCCCAAAGGGGGTGTACCCGAGCGCATGGCCTGGCATCAAAGACGTCATTGCTGATATTCTTGCAAAAGAAACAATCGCGGAGATAGTCATTGGCCTTCCCTTGACTCTTGAGGGGGATGAGAGCGACATGAGCAGGCATGTCCGCGAGTTCGTTTTGCATCTTAAGGAGTTTTTTAATTTGCCTATTCATTTTGAGAACGAAAGTTTTACCTCGCGGGCAGTGCAATCGTCGGGCGCTGCGCCTCCCCACAAGACCGATGCATCTGCTGCAGCACTGATACTCCAAAGTTTTTTGGACAGGCGGAACCAAAAGACGGGGAAAGACATAAAAGATATTCCTGAAGTATAA
- a CDS encoding MerR family DNA-binding transcriptional regulator, with product MTRHYLTIKQAADFIGVSALTLRNWDKKGKLAAYRHPVNGYRLYRMADLEKFVKSISGRRPRKLNIVMLEDEE from the coding sequence ATGACCAGGCATTATCTCACAATCAAACAAGCAGCTGATTTTATAGGGGTGAGCGCTCTCACTCTTCGGAATTGGGACAAGAAAGGAAAGCTCGCCGCATACCGCCACCCGGTAAACGGGTACCGTCTCTACCGAATGGCAGATCTTGAAAAATTCGTAAAAAGCATCTCTGGAAGACGTCCGCGCAAGCTCAATATCGTCATGCTTGAGGATGAAGAATGA